One Fuerstiella marisgermanici DNA window includes the following coding sequences:
- a CDS encoding DUF1573 domain-containing protein — protein sequence MNAITRPILFALFVSACTGTATADPWAEQMVESKKIDFGVIATGSEAKKFVEITNVHNDIVHIASVSTTCGCSAATAGKQTLQPGEKTSIEVKMNTQKFQRRKDSKLIVKFDSPRYTEVRIPITAYIRTDVVFKPGYIGFGDVEVGNEGKAVIVIEYAGRPDWDIKDIKIANKNLKGVLSAPERNGGLLKHTLTMTLSKDAKPGRLRDVVTIVTNDVKNPYVPLMVEGVVVPDFSVTPATVAVRPMAPGQTARVQVVVKGKKPFQIKTVDCAGMEDCFKATLVPREQKVHVVPIEFNAPDRPGRFDEELVVQIDGRPEPLRFHVTGTITN from the coding sequence ATGAACGCTATCACTCGACCAATTCTGTTCGCACTCTTTGTTTCTGCATGCACTGGAACGGCCACGGCTGACCCGTGGGCCGAGCAAATGGTCGAATCGAAAAAGATCGACTTCGGCGTCATCGCGACCGGTTCTGAAGCGAAGAAGTTTGTTGAAATCACGAACGTGCACAATGATATAGTGCACATTGCCAGCGTCAGTACCACCTGCGGTTGCTCAGCCGCGACTGCCGGCAAGCAGACTCTGCAACCCGGCGAAAAGACTTCAATCGAAGTCAAAATGAACACTCAGAAGTTCCAACGCCGCAAAGACTCAAAACTGATCGTCAAGTTCGACAGCCCGCGCTACACAGAAGTTCGCATCCCAATCACTGCCTACATTCGAACCGATGTCGTATTCAAGCCAGGCTACATTGGCTTCGGCGATGTCGAAGTAGGAAACGAAGGCAAAGCCGTGATCGTCATTGAATACGCAGGACGACCAGATTGGGACATTAAGGACATCAAGATCGCGAATAAGAACCTGAAAGGCGTTCTTAGTGCCCCCGAACGCAACGGCGGGCTGCTAAAGCACACGCTGACAATGACGCTTAGCAAAGACGCCAAACCTGGCCGCCTGCGAGACGTCGTGACAATCGTCACAAACGATGTCAAAAACCCTTACGTCCCGTTGATGGTGGAAGGTGTCGTCGTTCCTGACTTCTCCGTCACTCCAGCAACCGTTGCTGTGCGACCAATGGCACCTGGACAGACGGCTCGCGTGCAGGTCGTGGTCAAAGGCAAGAAACCGTTCCAGATCAAGACGGTTGACTGTGCGGGAATGGAAGATTGTTTCAAAGCCACACTGGTACCTCGCGAGCAAAAAGTTCACGTAGTGCCAATCGAATTCAACGCTCCTGATCGTCCGGGTCGATTTGATGAAGAATTGGTCGTACAGATTGACGGCCGTCCGGAACCGCTGCGGTTTCACGTGACTGGAACGATTACCAATTAG
- a CDS encoding 50S ribosomal protein bL37, with the protein MAKTNRKLTKANHGRRPASSKARKLKRRHVKLSR; encoded by the coding sequence ATGGCCAAGACCAATCGAAAACTTACCAAAGCCAATCACGGTCGGCGACCTGCCAGCTCAAAAGCTCGCAAACTGAAGCGACGCCACGTGAAGCTGTCTCGCTAG
- a CDS encoding HAD family hydrolase, which yields MTQKIVFFDIDGTLLHTGGAGQRALGLALVEGFQVDFPFEGVLTAGRTDRGITDEIFQRHGVENSDANRRRFRDAYLAHLPDALSDSPGRLLPCVRELLEQLAGEKHVTLSLLTGNYAEGAWIKLRHFQLDDYFRRDGLNFKHGGFGDDHAERDDVARFALTTASTYVKRRLAGVDTMVIGDTPADIQCARAIDATAVAVATGTYTVDELRPHAPDHVFEDFSDTDHTTQRILELL from the coding sequence ATGACACAGAAAATCGTTTTTTTTGATATCGACGGCACACTGCTGCACACGGGCGGAGCCGGTCAGCGAGCGTTGGGTTTGGCGCTGGTTGAGGGGTTTCAGGTGGACTTCCCGTTCGAAGGCGTCCTGACCGCCGGCCGGACCGATCGTGGCATCACAGACGAGATTTTTCAGCGCCACGGTGTTGAGAACTCAGACGCCAATCGTCGTCGGTTCCGTGACGCTTATCTGGCTCATCTGCCCGACGCGCTATCCGATTCGCCTGGGCGGCTATTGCCCTGTGTTCGGGAGTTGCTGGAACAGCTCGCGGGCGAGAAACACGTCACGTTGTCGCTGCTGACCGGGAATTATGCCGAAGGAGCCTGGATCAAGTTGCGGCACTTTCAATTGGACGACTACTTTCGCCGCGACGGATTGAACTTTAAGCATGGCGGATTTGGCGATGATCATGCCGAACGAGACGACGTGGCTCGGTTTGCCCTAACGACTGCGTCGACTTACGTAAAGCGAAGACTGGCAGGTGTGGACACGATGGTCATCGGTGACACGCCGGCCGATATCCAGTGTGCTCGAGCGATCGATGCCACCGCGGTCGCTGTGGCAACCGGCACGTACACGGTCGATGAACTTCGACCGCACGCTCCCGATCATGTGTTCGAGGACTTTTCTGATACAGACCACACGACTCAAAGAATTCTCGAATTGCTATGA
- a CDS encoding lysophospholipid acyltransferase family protein, which yields MTLESVEPQSAVEPDSTVTAQRRDRRNWVWLLVHVLVYLPLRFWCRTRVIGREHLDPTRGGVLLVNHQSYLDPLFVGVRLTRPVSYLARDSLFKVPMLGWLCRSTFVIPISRTAFRGSSIRAALERLERGFLVGIYPEGTRSAGEPQKFRPGFLSLVRRTDLPVYPVAIVGADKVLPKGAWFVRPAKVTVVYGEPLTDEERSILNNSGDDKAMAEMMRQQVLDAYRCAAKGDG from the coding sequence ATGACGCTGGAATCAGTTGAGCCACAATCGGCAGTGGAGCCCGATTCAACCGTCACTGCGCAGCGGCGTGATCGTCGAAACTGGGTATGGCTGCTGGTCCACGTCCTCGTTTACCTTCCTCTGCGGTTTTGGTGTCGGACACGCGTGATCGGGCGCGAGCATCTCGACCCGACGCGGGGCGGCGTGTTGTTGGTGAACCACCAGAGCTACCTGGACCCATTATTCGTGGGCGTTCGGCTGACGCGGCCGGTGTCGTATCTGGCTCGCGATTCGCTGTTCAAGGTGCCGATGCTGGGGTGGCTATGTCGCAGCACATTTGTGATCCCGATCAGTCGCACCGCGTTTCGTGGTAGCAGTATTCGAGCCGCACTGGAAAGACTCGAGCGAGGCTTCCTTGTCGGAATTTACCCCGAAGGAACTCGATCGGCCGGCGAACCACAAAAATTCCGCCCCGGGTTTCTGTCGTTGGTGCGGCGAACTGATTTGCCCGTTTACCCCGTGGCGATTGTGGGGGCCGATAAAGTGCTGCCCAAAGGAGCATGGTTTGTGCGGCCGGCGAAAGTCACCGTGGTTTACGGCGAACCGTTGACTGACGAAGAGCGGTCGATTCTGAATAATAGTGGCGATGACAAAGCGATGGCCGAAATGATGCGTCAACAAGTGCTGGACGCATATCGTTGCGCTGCTAAGGGTGACGGCTAA
- a CDS encoding ABC transporter permease has translation MELSLFKRELIELAQRKRTYGLRCLVWLVFLIVFLIAYIDLTTYAANMLQMLGRGNQITEALFITLILTIYVLNPIMACTAITSEKEKQTLGLLIVSKLTPTSIVVEKIASRMLPLVSLLLVSAPLFAVAYLFGGVTFTHTLVGLFILFSTILQVTTIAVFCSALFESGIAAFWGTYLLLGLLYFTLPMMREFHLIRIDFGSLPDEEFMFFPIYQLAILMNTGQSYSDILLLTLPNFIVTIVFAFAARWAVVKFSFGSAFAFAKQANVVRKEVAHWLRQLWENRPRSLTIVWPNQPMPEVEAAKPVASPASLQPDPRMESRCEDSARQAHETTLQQSWLLQRGRPIAWRELRGKLVSSRMLQVSCLAGLLLFELSWMANQQHDTEEISAVVSIGLLIVAVLLVLGFSCRLFATERERQTLDSLLVAPLTNTELLRQKLAGVNRLIVLLLVPLFVLGVINMLNADIDYGYPEWTIGGVTGRGALRNRTRLIPGQFVWFWHGCLFLTCIVGSAFIYLNLAKWIAIYWGLKLNTQMKALLASVLCVIALCLVPMMTCLGYLFWTDADPDSTPLFFFSSPAIIVCMNEIHELYYVYRRGSFPPSDWLVVLTNFAIYGSLALALRTVLLRRLPKLLNRPEHATKALT, from the coding sequence ATGGAACTTTCGCTGTTCAAACGCGAACTGATCGAACTCGCTCAGCGAAAGCGGACGTACGGGCTGCGGTGCCTTGTCTGGCTTGTGTTCCTGATCGTGTTTCTGATTGCTTACATCGATCTCACCACCTACGCCGCCAACATGTTGCAGATGCTGGGACGCGGCAACCAGATCACGGAAGCGTTGTTCATCACACTGATTCTGACGATCTATGTGTTGAACCCGATCATGGCGTGCACAGCCATTACGTCGGAAAAAGAAAAGCAAACGCTGGGCCTGTTGATCGTTTCCAAGCTGACTCCCACGTCCATTGTGGTGGAGAAGATTGCGTCGCGAATGTTACCGCTGGTGTCGCTGCTGCTGGTGTCGGCTCCCTTGTTTGCGGTCGCTTACCTGTTTGGCGGTGTCACGTTCACTCACACATTGGTCGGCCTGTTCATTTTGTTCTCAACAATTCTGCAGGTGACGACCATCGCCGTGTTTTGTTCGGCTTTGTTTGAATCCGGCATCGCCGCGTTTTGGGGTACGTATCTGCTGCTGGGGCTACTGTATTTTACGTTGCCAATGATGCGAGAGTTTCATTTGATTCGGATCGACTTTGGAAGTCTGCCCGATGAAGAATTCATGTTCTTCCCGATCTACCAACTCGCGATATTGATGAACACGGGGCAAAGTTACAGCGACATCTTGTTACTGACGCTTCCCAATTTTATTGTCACGATAGTGTTTGCCTTTGCCGCTCGCTGGGCAGTTGTGAAGTTCAGTTTCGGAAGCGCGTTTGCGTTTGCGAAACAGGCAAACGTGGTCAGAAAGGAAGTCGCCCACTGGTTGCGGCAGCTGTGGGAAAATCGACCTCGGTCGCTGACGATCGTGTGGCCCAATCAGCCGATGCCGGAAGTGGAAGCAGCGAAGCCGGTCGCATCTCCTGCTTCGCTTCAGCCGGATCCACGTATGGAATCACGGTGCGAAGATTCTGCCCGGCAGGCTCATGAAACGACGCTGCAGCAATCATGGCTGTTGCAGCGAGGACGGCCGATTGCCTGGCGAGAACTACGGGGCAAGCTGGTCAGCAGTCGAATGCTTCAGGTTTCCTGCTTGGCCGGACTGTTGTTGTTCGAACTATCGTGGATGGCCAACCAGCAGCATGACACAGAAGAAATTTCGGCCGTCGTTTCGATCGGACTGCTGATCGTCGCCGTGCTGCTTGTGCTTGGTTTCAGTTGCCGATTGTTCGCGACAGAACGAGAACGGCAGACGCTTGATTCGCTGCTGGTTGCTCCGCTGACGAACACTGAATTGCTGCGGCAAAAGTTGGCGGGAGTCAATCGACTGATCGTGTTGCTGCTCGTCCCGCTGTTCGTGCTCGGCGTGATCAACATGCTCAACGCCGATATCGATTATGGCTATCCCGAATGGACAATCGGCGGCGTCACTGGACGTGGGGCTCTAAGAAATCGAACTCGGTTGATCCCAGGCCAGTTTGTGTGGTTCTGGCACGGATGCCTGTTTCTGACGTGCATTGTCGGTTCCGCGTTTATCTACCTGAACCTGGCGAAGTGGATTGCCATTTACTGGGGCTTGAAACTGAACACACAGATGAAAGCACTTCTGGCCAGCGTGCTCTGCGTGATCGCTCTATGCCTTGTCCCGATGATGACATGCCTGGGATACCTGTTTTGGACAGATGCCGATCCGGACAGCACGCCGCTTTTTTTCTTCAGTAGCCCCGCAATTATTGTGTGCATGAATGAGATCCATGAACTCTACTACGTCTACCGTCGAGGTTCGTTTCCGCCTTCTGACTGGCTGGTCGTGCTGACGAATTTTGCAATCTACGGCAGTCTTGCCCTGGCGCTTCGAACTGTCCTGTTGCGGCGTTTACCGAAACTGCTGAACCGTCCGGAACACGCTACGAAAGCGTTGACGTAG
- a CDS encoding sialidase family protein, producing MPLCSLLRTFAAAIVCLAGTASLTVAQDRPPQGVAPGVEKPLRISPRPGNGRNSEGDFIQLKDGRLMLIYTKFIGKGDHAPADLAARYSSDGGKTWTTDDVEVLAREEGEANLMSVSLLRLQDDRIALFYIMKYPNPAGVGYEYLDHLLMRTSTDEGKTWSSPVYMTPKDEPAYRVLNNDRVIQLKSGRLVVPVATHYLPGWKTMRPSAQIHCYLSDDAGETWRASRSTLESELLVQEPGVVELKDGRLMMFCRSRDCEVVTYSEDGGETWSKLKKSNIPQPTPSPATIERIPSTGDLLLVWNNGDDPAAKAKPIGRRPFTAAISSDDGATWKHVKNIGTDPDGWYCYTAMQFAGDHVVLGHCEYPRLNSLQITRFPVKWLYEAAKED from the coding sequence ATGCCACTTTGTAGTTTACTTCGCACGTTCGCCGCTGCCATCGTTTGCCTGGCCGGCACCGCGTCGCTTACCGTCGCCCAGGACAGGCCGCCTCAGGGCGTGGCACCGGGGGTTGAGAAGCCCTTGCGCATTTCTCCGCGACCGGGCAACGGCCGCAACAGTGAAGGCGATTTCATTCAGCTGAAGGATGGTCGCCTGATGCTGATTTACACGAAGTTTATCGGCAAAGGTGATCATGCTCCTGCCGACCTCGCGGCTCGGTATTCTTCTGATGGCGGGAAAACGTGGACGACAGATGACGTTGAAGTGTTGGCTCGCGAAGAAGGTGAAGCGAATCTGATGTCGGTCTCGCTGCTGCGACTGCAGGACGACCGCATCGCGCTGTTCTACATAATGAAGTACCCCAATCCGGCTGGCGTTGGATACGAATATCTGGACCACCTGCTGATGCGCACAAGCACGGATGAAGGCAAGACATGGTCCAGCCCGGTTTATATGACTCCAAAGGATGAGCCCGCGTATCGCGTTTTGAACAACGACCGAGTGATCCAGCTAAAGAGCGGTCGATTGGTCGTGCCCGTGGCAACTCATTACCTGCCCGGCTGGAAGACGATGCGTCCTTCCGCTCAGATCCACTGCTACCTGTCGGACGACGCCGGGGAAACCTGGCGAGCCAGCCGCAGCACTCTGGAATCAGAATTGTTGGTGCAGGAACCAGGTGTGGTGGAGCTTAAGGACGGGCGCCTCATGATGTTCTGCCGCAGCCGCGATTGCGAGGTTGTTACGTATTCTGAAGACGGCGGTGAGACGTGGTCAAAGTTAAAGAAATCCAATATCCCTCAACCCACTCCGTCTCCGGCAACCATCGAACGCATTCCATCAACGGGAGACCTGCTGTTGGTGTGGAACAACGGTGACGATCCAGCGGCCAAAGCGAAACCCATCGGCCGTCGCCCGTTCACTGCGGCCATTTCCAGCGACGATGGAGCCACGTGGAAGCATGTCAAAAATATCGGCACGGATCCGGATGGCTGGTACTGCTACACAGCGATGCAATTTGCCGGTGATCACGTCGTGCTGGGGCACTGCGAGTACCCGCGTCTGAACTCACTGCAGATCACTCGCTTCCCAGTGAAGTGGCTGTACGAAGCAGCGAAGGAAGATTGA
- a CDS encoding SDR family oxidoreductase has translation MGCLKNKVAIVTGAGTGIGRAAAKLLAADGAKVVLVGRRAEPLNSVVKEITDAGGEAVAHPADLVDGEQAAGVAEFTLKTFGQVDILVNNAGFSSKVRSVKYVQPDEWEAVFKVNVEAVYRLTQACLPDMLSRGEGTIITTSSMAALKPGVLGGSPYSAAKAASLNFSNGLNSELRASGIRATAIIPAEVNTPILDGRPAPPDDEARKIMMQPEDVARCIHLAATLPVRTVIEEIVVSPTIPRDMSAEMEIASKAGAPS, from the coding sequence ATGGGTTGTCTGAAGAACAAAGTGGCGATTGTGACCGGGGCTGGTACGGGGATCGGGCGTGCGGCCGCGAAACTGCTGGCGGCAGATGGAGCGAAGGTTGTGCTGGTTGGCCGGCGAGCGGAGCCGTTGAATTCCGTTGTTAAAGAAATTACCGACGCTGGTGGTGAAGCGGTCGCTCATCCAGCCGATCTGGTTGATGGCGAGCAGGCCGCAGGCGTGGCTGAATTCACGTTGAAGACGTTCGGCCAGGTTGACATTCTGGTTAACAACGCGGGCTTTTCTTCGAAGGTGCGGTCTGTCAAATATGTACAGCCGGACGAATGGGAGGCGGTTTTCAAGGTGAACGTGGAAGCCGTCTACCGGCTGACTCAGGCTTGCCTGCCCGACATGCTGTCGCGCGGTGAAGGCACCATCATCACGACATCTTCGATGGCCGCATTGAAGCCGGGCGTGCTGGGCGGGTCGCCGTATTCGGCGGCCAAGGCGGCGTCGCTTAATTTTTCCAATGGACTGAACAGCGAATTGCGAGCTTCCGGCATTCGAGCAACCGCGATTATACCGGCGGAAGTCAACACGCCGATTCTGGATGGCCGCCCCGCTCCGCCCGACGATGAGGCTCGAAAGATCATGATGCAGCCGGAAGACGTGGCTCGCTGTATCCACCTTGCCGCAACGTTGCCGGTTCGAACGGTGATTGAAGAAATCGTCGTGTCGCCCACGATTCCCCGTGACATGTCGGCCGAAATGGAAATCGCCAGCAAGGCCGGCGCGCCGTCGTAG
- a CDS encoding leucine-rich repeat domain-containing protein — MKRLLHIILISVVTATYLQPACADEVNVPDAALKDVLQQILKRKGVDKETLEAEDLATINYLNGRGRNIADLAGLEHCVELQEVRLDDNKIKDVTPLAACVKMKSLDLSSNQIASIEPLKSLEELRYLNIEGNAVQKIDCVKSMDGLTSLFASSNRIADISPLKNRMRLHSLYLAGNKVADLSAVSTLKSLASLDVRKNEVVDITPLKSLKRLRWTFLSDNKVADITPLAEMAARDNDREFAPYWRVYLEGNPLAEDSEQQIQALKTAGVTVRLKSPPPTPKPSAAPPSPDAPEPAEAENDAE, encoded by the coding sequence ATGAAACGACTACTTCACATCATACTGATTTCCGTTGTCACAGCCACGTACCTTCAACCCGCCTGCGCCGACGAGGTCAACGTTCCGGACGCGGCACTCAAGGACGTGTTGCAGCAGATTTTGAAACGTAAAGGTGTCGACAAGGAAACTCTGGAAGCGGAAGATCTTGCGACGATCAACTATCTAAATGGCCGCGGTCGAAATATCGCCGATCTGGCCGGGCTGGAACACTGCGTGGAGCTGCAGGAAGTTCGTCTGGACGACAACAAGATCAAAGACGTCACTCCTTTGGCGGCGTGCGTGAAGATGAAATCTCTGGACCTGTCGTCGAATCAAATTGCGTCCATCGAACCGCTGAAGTCGCTGGAGGAATTGCGTTACCTCAACATCGAAGGCAACGCCGTGCAGAAAATCGATTGCGTGAAATCGATGGATGGGCTGACTTCGTTGTTCGCCAGCAGCAATCGCATCGCCGACATCAGTCCACTAAAAAACAGGATGCGACTGCATTCGTTGTATCTCGCGGGAAACAAAGTGGCGGATCTATCTGCCGTGTCGACCCTGAAAAGCCTGGCGTCGCTGGATGTCCGAAAGAATGAGGTGGTTGATATCACGCCATTAAAATCATTGAAGCGACTTCGTTGGACGTTTTTGTCTGACAACAAAGTTGCTGATATCACGCCGCTGGCCGAGATGGCCGCGCGGGATAACGATCGTGAGTTCGCTCCGTATTGGCGAGTTTATCTGGAAGGCAACCCGCTGGCTGAGGACTCTGAGCAACAGATTCAGGCCTTGAAAACAGCGGGCGTCACCGTACGGTTGAAGAGTCCACCGCCGACACCGAAGCCTTCTGCGGCACCGCCGTCGCCAGACGCTCCTGAACCGGCGGAAGCAGAAAATGATGCGGAGTAA
- a CDS encoding site-2 protease family protein has translation MSDTENPFGDDASSPSQGRDESTGHPFEVTRNPGTAGVPAVREFTTGRMPCAEEEALAKLSFETQQRLAQEAFRRRKLRQYRTSLILFLLTLLSTTLVGADYWPLDILPGFFNVETQQTLLEHFERTWPTEGTPTLVDRFWQSIRMGCTYSIPLMAILLCHEMGHYLQAVRYRVPASFPYFIPLPLPPLGTMGAVILQGRGAADRKKMFDIAVTGPLAGLVATIPILYFGIQSSGYTSEVMPRGFAFGQPLLIEWLIEAIHGPPEAGMTFHWNGYATAGWVGVFITAMNLLPIGQLDGGHILYTLIGRKAHFVAWGLIVVAVYGMIRMDMYSYILLLILLTLTGPRHPPTADDTVPLGAIRHVIGWATLAFLLIGFTLQPIIVAEKRPGLEPPGVMQKDAPRDGVAGNRRGVRISPQNSQNRAWQTLIRRSHGAINDGSNLVRSGKNG, from the coding sequence GTGTCTGATACGGAAAATCCATTCGGCGACGATGCGTCGTCGCCTTCGCAAGGCCGCGATGAGAGCACTGGTCATCCGTTCGAGGTGACTCGAAATCCGGGCACGGCGGGCGTGCCTGCCGTTCGTGAGTTCACAACAGGTCGCATGCCGTGTGCCGAAGAGGAGGCTTTGGCAAAGTTGTCGTTTGAAACTCAACAGCGGCTGGCACAGGAGGCCTTTCGACGTCGCAAGTTGCGCCAGTATCGTACGTCGTTGATCTTGTTTCTGTTGACGTTGCTGAGCACCACGCTGGTCGGAGCCGATTATTGGCCGTTGGATATTCTGCCGGGCTTCTTCAACGTCGAAACGCAGCAAACGCTGCTGGAGCACTTCGAACGCACTTGGCCAACAGAAGGTACGCCGACGCTGGTGGATCGATTCTGGCAATCGATCAGAATGGGATGCACGTACAGTATTCCGTTGATGGCGATCTTGCTGTGCCACGAAATGGGACACTATCTGCAGGCCGTACGTTATCGAGTACCAGCGTCGTTTCCGTATTTCATTCCGCTGCCACTGCCGCCGCTGGGGACGATGGGAGCCGTCATTCTGCAGGGACGAGGTGCGGCGGATCGGAAGAAGATGTTCGACATCGCAGTGACGGGCCCGCTGGCCGGGCTGGTCGCGACCATTCCGATCCTGTACTTCGGCATTCAATCGTCCGGATACACGTCGGAAGTGATGCCGCGCGGATTTGCATTCGGACAACCGCTGCTGATTGAATGGCTGATCGAAGCGATTCACGGCCCGCCGGAAGCCGGCATGACCTTTCACTGGAACGGCTACGCAACGGCTGGCTGGGTGGGGGTGTTTATCACCGCGATGAACCTGCTGCCGATCGGTCAGCTTGATGGCGGGCACATTCTGTACACGCTGATCGGCCGGAAAGCTCACTTCGTGGCGTGGGGCCTGATTGTGGTGGCTGTATATGGCATGATTCGGATGGACATGTATTCGTACATCCTGCTGTTGATCCTGTTGACGCTCACCGGGCCCCGCCATCCGCCGACGGCCGACGACACTGTGCCTCTGGGCGCGATTCGCCATGTCATTGGTTGGGCGACACTGGCATTTCTACTGATCGGTTTCACGCTGCAGCCGATCATTGTGGCCGAAAAGCGTCCGGGGTTGGAACCGCCTGGGGTGATGCAAAAAGATGCGCCGCGCGACGGTGTTGCGGGAAACCGCAGAGGGGTTCGCATCTCGCCGCAAAACAGTCAGAACCGTGCCTGGCAAACCTTGATCAGGCGTTCTCACGGCGCTATAAACGACGGGTCGAATTTGGTCCGGTCCGGAAAGAATGGCTGA